The following is a genomic window from Bombus fervidus isolate BK054 chromosome 15, iyBomFerv1, whole genome shotgun sequence.
TTGTTTAACTATACGATCGTTTatacaatgaaaaaattaCTTCCTACCACTAggatcaattttcattcaaaaaaATCGATAGTATTtggttttaaaaatatgcaaCTAACACCCGCTTTATACAAAACGGGACATCCCTCCATCGAAATTTACTGCCATCTATTTTGTGAAAACTGCGTTTACGTTTAAGACCAGGAAAAAATCATCTGTTGACCTACTTTTTCTAATCATTTCTAATTATTGCGATTcttcttcaaacaaaatatgtgtataattaCCGAGCATAAAATTTCCTGAGAAAAATagatagataaaattaaaGCTTTAAGTAGTTTTAAGTTTTGcaattaaattcatataaaagtGCAATAATGGGGAtgtaaaataatgaataaaattagttAATCGAAGCTTCTAATTGAATGCATGCCTTTAATAgctttcataaataattgtattacttttgtttattaataacttaaaagcgtattataaaataattacatttacattcGTTCATCTATACTGTGTATAGGGATTATGTGAGGTAACTATTGGTATTACTGACaacaaattttactatttcatTGACTTTCCTATACTTCATTCAACAAATCGAGACAGGTGAGATAAATAAACCCCCATAACCAAAATCTTACGatagaaatagaattatattcataaacttCAGATATTATAGAAAACTGCTTTtccgaatattaatttctcagATAGTAAATTGACCATTGAATCAAAGTGTGCGTATTATTTTCTCTCTGGTAtcacatttattatattatgaataaTTGTAACAGAGATAAGTAGGGTTATATCTGCAGGATGTTCTCAAAATGATGGTACAATTAAAACGATTACTCCTTCATGAGAAAAAGATTGGAAAACATAGAACAAAATTCTTTGGTGGACGGTCAAGAGAGTATAAGTCAGAAAACTATGAACAAGACAGTATAACTCAACTTATGCTATTTTTCCCGCCAACATATTGTGATATTCATCTTTGATATACAGTGGCGTATAAAAGTTTTCGGTCTGTATACTATTAGAATCTCAGATATAAAGcggaaaataaatgaaattaatttgcaGTATTAGAACCACAAGTAAAAGACAACAATGCAGAATATATTATAGTGTAGCTATTACTTATCGTGTTttgatcaaaatttatttttgcccACTCACTAAAGAATTGATTAGAACAAAGTTCTGTTTCCGaagaaatggaattaaatCGCAAAAACATTTATGCAACAGGCTACAACTTGCAACTTCTAAATTCACTAATACTATTAGTAACTTATTTTGCGAGATGGCCCAGGTTGCTAAACGCTCTAGCAAGTTGTGCGACTCGAGTGAATTGCATGCACGTTGATTGAACATGTTTCATTTCAGTTCGAAGCGTGCGCCACGTGTTCCCGCGATATTACGGAAGGAGAGAGGGGAAACTCATtaggagggagagagaaatgCCAGCTGTGGACGCTGTGGTTAAATTCCATCTGTGGCAGCGGCCGCATATACCGATTAGTTGGGAGTATTGTGTCAACCGGCTGCGTAAACGTATGGAGTGATCACTGAGAAGATATTATAAGAGGATCGTTCGCGCAATCATGGACGATCGGCGGAACAGCCGCGAAGTGGTCACCATATTGTTCCTCTGCCTGCTCTGGTATGGAATCTCGAGCAGCAGTAACGTCGTCGGCAAGATGCTGTTGTCGGAATTTCCTTATCCGATGACAGTAACGATGGTCCAGTTAACCTCCATCACCGTTTATTCAGGCCCGTTTTTCAATCTATGGGGtgttagaaaatattccaatgaTATTCCCTGGGGATACTATTTACGGCTAATCGTACCGCTCGCCCTGGGCAAATTCCTCGCGAACGTGTTCAGCCACGTCAGCATTTGGAAAGTGCCCGTCTCTTACGCTCATACTGGTATGAGATATTATTTTGACAGTCACGTGTTTCGCACGCAGATCcatctttaaaaataaaacaagccGACCTTTACTTCTAAACGCGCGCGAGCTAATGCCACACAATCTAATACCATACCTTTGCATTGTGATAATGATGATAACTCTGAATGATTTTAATCGATTGCCTGTTTACATGTATTTATGAATGTTTGAAAAgaaatactttaaaacgtCTAATCTTTAACAACCACAGCTTTAAGTTTTGCATAGTTTAGGAATAGATGTTATCTTATGATTCAAgttgataaataattcattaatgATGCAAATTAAAGATAAgtcttttatgtaattttgcaCTTCTGCCTACTATATAAATACatgaattttttgtaattattatctaaaattgtaatgcatatattttagaactagtttttatgaatatgttgcttatttttttattttataaattccatATATTAACTAAAGTTTGGCTCTGTCCCAGTGAAGGCTACAATGCCCTTCTTCACGGTATTCCTCTCAAGAATCATACTGAAGGAAAAGCAAACTTGGAAAGTGTATCTTAGCTTAGTTCCAATCGTGGTAGGTGTGGCTGTAGCCACGCTTACAGAGCTCAGTTTTAATATGATCGGCTTGTTGAGTGCCTTAGCATCTACCATGGCATTTTCCTTGCAgaatatttattctaaaaaGGTACTTAGACTAATTTAGCACTTATATTATGGCTATGGATCTATAATACTAATGGTACATTTGTTTTCAGGTGCTACACGACACAGGAATACATCACTTGAGGCTTCTACTTATTTTGGGCCGCCTGGCACTGATATTATTTTCACCTATATGGTTATTATACGATCTGTGGAGGTTGATATACGATCCAGTTACTGGAGAACCCGCTGATTTAAGTTACTATATAATATGCCTATTACTATTAGATGGTGTGCTGAACTGGTTGCAAAACATCATCGCGTTTTCCGTACTATCTATTGTTACCCCTTTAACTTATGCAGTGGCCAGCGCGAGTAAACGTATATTCGTAATCGCGGTAACTTTGTTCGTGCTTGGGAACCCAGTGACGTGGTTAAACatattcggtatgacgttggCCATACTCGGTGTGTTGTGCTACAATAAAGCGAAGTACGATCAGagaatagagaaagagagtcgAACAACGCTTCCGAAGTATTATGATAAAGACCGTAATGGCAGCAATAGTTCCTTTATGGTAAATGGATGGACTGGAAAGAAGCATCAATTGCTTGCAGTCTAGTCTGAGTTATATTCGactcattttatatttgacaagTTCATATGAGTTTTTTCTGTTGATATATGGTATCTCAGTTATAGTGATTCAGATATTTACATGGGAAGTATAAAGAGAAGATATAGCATTCTAGTTAAAACAATATACACGGATCAAAACTCATATgatgacaaaaatatttatataaacgtacatattttattgGTATTATTCTGCACAAAAGAGTAATTCATTTAGTACTCAAAGTTGATTGCCTTTTTTGTTCGTTTTAGGGACTATTTTAACCCCTTGCCGTACGATTTAAGTTCCGAATGCGGCCAAAAACAAAATGTGCTTGTCGCATGTAGCCCGAAGAATGTACGTTTCATGCTCGTTTTGTTTATGATTGGTCCGAAGGACCAATTTCTCGCACGTGTTCTTCATGTTTGGCCCGAAAGACGTACTACGAGTCTAACTCGATGTTGTAGGTTAAGGGATTAAGACGATTTTATGTTTATGTTATATTGCTTTTCACAGGCGAATAGACTTGCTGGCAAGGTGGGATTATATAATTCGCGAAATTGTTAGCGTTCATAGCTAATTGCTGGGACAATTAGCCTTTAAGATCGATTACATTCCCCTGTCGCGAAAACAATGGTGAATAGATAGAAATCGGATTTCAATTGTATCGATCGACATCGAGCGATATTCACATACCATCGATTAGGTTTCAAATTCAATACCTTCTTCCAGCTAGCTCAGGTGTTATGGTTGAATATCATCAGCTCCTTAGGTTGTTATAGCACTTTAACCCTCTATGAAAATTTGTCTTCATAATATTCCCAGTAGACTTTCGCTTGTATGGATTATTACCaccgaaataatattttttctatgtaCCGCCTATATTAATGTATGAAGTATGGAAGTATAATTGGCGGAACGAATACAGTAAGGTCTTAAAAATTGGACTGTTCCTTTTTGGATACCAACTTAATTTAAATTCTCTAATTACAGTCGTTAAAACCGCGTAGTGccttattatattaattccaGCAATTATACCTCCCTCTAGAAACTCTAGAAATAATTCGTGGAGGGTTAAATAAGTGTCACGTTGACGTTCTTCAAGCGTGTGTTCAGATATGGTGTGCGTGAATTGTATGCAGGAGATGTTCTAGCTGAAAGCAatctatacatttatttttataaataaaatacaggtgtgtataaaaatataccagATATGTTCACCACCATTTTCCTTGTTACACTGCTTCGTCACATCAATTTGCTCTCCTTTACAGAGTTTTTATAATGTTAGGAGGAGATACCGGTCGGGCTACGGTGAGGTCCAAACGTGGACCAGCCGCAGCGATCAACGGGACAGCCAAGCAGCAGTCGCAATCTTCTGTGCTAGCTTCGTTTACTCGCAGAATTCTGTCATAAGGTTTTAAAACGCCATCGCAGGGTCCTCCAGGCCGAAgacgatttatataaactcCACGCTCATACAGACCATCGGATACGGAGAAGCCAAAGTCCTCGTATACTGGGTCCTTGTGTAAGGAAACGTGAACTATCTGTTGAGGCCTGTCTGAATTGCTGCATTCCTGTGGCCTGAGAATGGggaaaagattaaaataaattattatttttagaaaaatgcCTTTAAGTAGAAAactattatgtaataaaacaggaaaaaaaGTTTTATAAGTTCTATTCTTACCCAGGATAAGGAGGCATGTGTACATCCAGTTGACCACTATCCACCGAAGCTGTATCCCAAAGCCTCAGAATCTCCGGACCTGTCCCACTGTTTTCTCCTAGCTCTCCCCAAGAATCCACTGCACTGTCTACACTAGGTAGACTCTCCCTCGCTGGTCGAAGAATTCCTGAAGGATACTGTTGCACTGAATCGCTTCCTATACTGGACTCCTTGCAGTACTCTCTATAAAATTCAATGTTCCATCATTATTTCTCCATGCCATTTGCTCTTTACAACCTTAGGGGAGTAGAAAGTACCGAAGAGTTAAGAAGAGCTTAGTCGGTACTTGTAGGTCATATAGTTACCTGGTTTCCGACGTAGGGTCCGGTTTCCTCACGGTCAGGGCGATAACCGAGTTCCCTGGTCGATGTAACAGCTGTGCGGCTTGTCTGAGGTCGCCAGGGTCTAGTTTTTGCCCGTCTATAGCTAATAGCCTGTCCCCTGGAGCTAGGCTGCCGGTTCTGTAAGCCAGAGATCCCTTACGAACTTCGGTAATGATCAAGTCCTCGTTCACTGTAAGACCTACATCAGGCTGTCCGCCAATAGGTCTCGCTACTCGCACTGTGAACACTCCTGAGCTGGGAACAACTGGTCCACCGACCTTGTACTCCGTTACTAACTCGATCtgtcgagaaaaagaaactttaaatttaagaattgTTCTATAATAACCTAGAGGTTGAAgtaaaagaaacagaagaaggaaaagaataaaacaagAGAATACGAAAAGATTTAGATaaagtcgacgcttaataaataaaaataaaatacgaagaatCACTACAACGTGATTATGCTAATTACCATTTGAGAAGTTTCCAAAATGCCAGTTACCTCAGCTGGCTGAAGATCTCTGAGCATTCTACGATTAATTGCAAGAACTTTATCTCCAGGCAAAAGGACTCCGCTGCGTTCAGCTGGACCTCCAGCTTCTAATAAACTGACGACATAATTTAGACGATCTTCAGCGAGCTTTAAAGCAAGTCCAAATCCTTTGTGATCTGGTCTAAGGACCACAGTCAGGCTCTCCTTCGTTTGCAGAGTTTGATTGGAGGTCTGTTGCGCTTGTGGCTGCGCTCTCCTCTTGACTGTTCTCTGTGAAGCACTAGGAGGCCTAGGTAAGATCTGTAGCCTAGCTATGCGAGAGTCGAAGTTGTTTCTGAGCAGTTTGGCGGCTGTCACTGCATCCTGGACAGGGGTTTCGTCCACTGCTAATAGTTTGTCTCCAGGTTGCAGGGCGCCACAGCGATCTGCCGTACTTGCTGGTCTTAAACTTTCAATGTAGACTCCGTTTGGTGTTTCTCTTACTGTTAGACCCAGTTCTCCTGaaattacatatgtatgtaattacatatatacaagTTAATTATTTAAGTTGAAATTGGAAATGCACTGTTCGATTAAGGTACCCGACAGTCCACGTTCCAATTGCACCAGAAGGGAACCGGAAGTAGCTGCCCTCGCCTCTTCCATGTTAGCAACGTCATACTCAATGGTCAAGGAAGCTACAGGAGCATCAGAACTTCTTCTAAGCGCTCTCTGAGCCTCTGCCAAGGTCAAACCTCTCAATTCAGTATCATCCACAGCCAATAATCTATCTCCAGGCCTAACTCTTCCTTCTTTTGCCGCTGGTCCATCAGATTTCACTCCAGTGACTACCAGAGCTCTAGAAACTCCACCCCTAAGGGTAACTCCGAGACTTCCTCCTTCGCGTTCCACCCTAACTTGAGCTACTTTAGAGGAAACACTGGAAGGAGTGGATACAGGACTGTCCTGATCGTCTAGTAGCAAGAAACTGTGCGTATGGTAAGACTGCGATGTGATCTCGTCGGGTCGAGCTGAATCGGAACTGGCGGACGTGGCCACGCTTCCTGGCCGAGCACGGTTTTTATGCGAGCGCATGGTGGTCAGTCTCAGCGAGCTGAACATCCTCGGCAGTCTATCCGTGGTGTATTCTACTTAGCACCGATGCTGTTTCCGTATCGAGTTATCATTACCATCGCTGAGGAAGCGCAGAAAAGATTCTGGTCTACGTCTTTTCGTTAAACATCCCTTCAAGGCACGTTTGTTATGGAGCGAATGGACCGTCTGATTttccacttaaataatttccatGGAACAGCGACAAAGTCGAAACGACAGGTCACTAGATTCGAATATCTCCACGAAAATTTTTGGATTTCAACCGGGTACCACACTAAAGCTATTACACTTCCTTTCACTACGATTAACTATCGATTATACATCTACTAAATCGCAATAAATATCCATTTTTAGAACGTGTTCAGAAGAGTAAGTACGACCTGGAGGAGCAGCAGGTCGTCAAGGAGCCGCTACGATCGGCAGATTCTTGTTGCTCGCGGCGTAAACAGCGCATCTGTGTCTTTGTTCGCGGGTTTGAAGAGCCGTCGACGATAGAAACTCGTCGTGGAGCGGGCGTACGGAGAACTGTAACGAGTAGCGATGCCTGTCGAAAATAGCCGCACGATGTAGGGCCGCAATCGTGGTAGCGTCGAGTCTATTTATAGgggcgagagagaaagagagagggagagagtgTGTGCGGCCCTGCGGGCGCCCCGCAGTCGCTGCACCGTCAAATAAGTCTGCACTTCTCGTTAAAAGCTTCGATTTCGAGCGTCTGTGTTCCCTCGAACACGTCGTAAAGCCTTTCCTCTTGGTTTCCTCGCGCTTCAACCGTTTGCCCCTCCCAGATTATACACGGCCGGTATATTCTCTCTTATTTTTAGTTATCGATATCCGCGACGTCGAATGATATCATCAGTATCTAGAAGTTTTTTATGTAGCGGTTCGATGATCGGATTAGAATTTTGATTACCCTTTGCACGGCTTACGGAATTAGACTCTGTTTGGAACAATGAATAACTTTTAGAGGCGTAGGATTTACACAGGATTGGAAATGAAGCAGAGAACAcaccttttttttcttttagtattaattttatacaaaacttGATACCTCGAGTGTTTCtaaaccatgaaaaactttgTCAAGGTATTAGAAATCCTCGCTATAGTTGATTGTTAACAATATTCGTTATATGAACGAAACTACAGACAGCTATGAGCGCTTTAAAAATCCTGTTCGAAggtaagtaaaaaatatttaaataacgaCAATTTCGAAATAATCTGTTTATAACAGTCGGTTAAAGAGCAGAAAGTAAGAAGCCGCGGATTCAGGGTCCATTGACCGATCCTCTCGGTCGGTCGGTTTTTGCGGACTCTTCCTACGACGTCTCTTTCCTCTCTAAATCTTTCCTCGTTTCAATTTCTCGAGCTGCTTAGCGTTTCGATTCATCCCCTTCCACCCTCACTGATCCAATCTCCGCTTCGCGGAACTGCGTACACCTTCCATCGTTCTTCATTTCTCGACCTTTCGCTTCCACGTAATCTACATTGGAGGCTTCGTTAAATACCTTTTAAATTCGAAAA
Proteins encoded in this region:
- the LOC139994600 gene encoding solute carrier family 35 member E1 homolog, translating into MDDRRNSREVVTILFLCLLWYGISSSSNVVGKMLLSEFPYPMTVTMVQLTSITVYSGPFFNLWGVRKYSNDIPWGYYLRLIVPLALGKFLANVFSHVSIWKVPVSYAHTVKATMPFFTVFLSRIILKEKQTWKVYLSLVPIVVGVAVATLTELSFNMIGLLSALASTMAFSLQNIYSKKVLHDTGIHHLRLLLILGRLALILFSPIWLLYDLWRLIYDPVTGEPADLSYYIICLLLLDGVLNWLQNIIAFSVLSIVTPLTYAVASASKRIFVIAVTLFVLGNPVTWLNIFGMTLAILGVLCYNKAKYDQRIEKESRTTLPKYYDKDRNGSNSSFMVNGWTGKKHQLLAV
- the Grip gene encoding glutamate receptor interacting protein; this encodes MFSSLRLTTMRSHKNRARPGSVATSASSDSARPDEITSQSYHTHSFLLLDDQDSPVSTPSSVSSKVAQVRVEREGGSLGVTLRGGVSRALVVTGVKSDGPAAKEGRVRPGDRLLAVDDTELRGLTLAEAQRALRRSSDAPVASLTIEYDVANMEEARAATSGSLLVQLERGLSGELGLTVRETPNGVYIESLRPASTADRCGALQPGDKLLAVDETPVQDAVTAAKLLRNNFDSRIARLQILPRPPSASQRTVKRRAQPQAQQTSNQTLQTKESLTVVLRPDHKGFGLALKLAEDRLNYVVSLLEAGGPAERSGVLLPGDKVLAINRRMLRDLQPAEVTGILETSQMIELVTEYKVGGPVVPSSGVFTVRVARPIGGQPDVGLTVNEDLIITEVRKGSLAYRTGSLAPGDRLLAIDGQKLDPGDLRQAAQLLHRPGNSVIALTVRKPDPTSETREYCKESSIGSDSVQQYPSGILRPARESLPSVDSAVDSWGELGENSGTGPEILRLWDTASVDSGQLDVHMPPYPGPQECSNSDRPQQIVHVSLHKDPVYEDFGFSVSDGLYERGVYINRLRPGGPCDGVLKPYDRILRVNEASTEDCDCCLAVPLIAAAGPRLDLTVARPVSPPNIIKTL